A window from Aquabacterium sp. NJ1 encodes these proteins:
- a CDS encoding PEP-CTERM sorting domain-containing protein: MTRFFQKTLIAAALLTALGAQAATVTVASGGSYKGLQLTGADTISFSSDLLGALDTGKVVLSPVNGASGVIQKDVDGYYTQADITAQLKSFDINDSTNRILNAYSVGGSNQTSPSLKSVSSGGFVTIGDLWIDRTAKVVHGTLTGGNGVGTINDLIVWDITSIQGDSAITAAGSYTTTFSGLTVTTTAFDAISKSLGLLTLGKSALSGVTDFGTITSHLTVTAATPAVPEPATYALMGLGLIGMTVAARRRRG; the protein is encoded by the coding sequence ATGACCCGTTTCTTCCAGAAGACCCTGATCGCCGCCGCCCTGCTGACCGCCCTGGGCGCCCAGGCCGCCACCGTGACCGTCGCATCGGGCGGTTCCTACAAGGGCCTGCAGCTCACCGGCGCCGACACCATCTCCTTCAGCTCCGACCTGCTCGGTGCACTGGACACCGGCAAAGTGGTGCTCAGCCCCGTCAACGGGGCCTCGGGCGTGATCCAGAAGGACGTCGATGGCTACTACACCCAGGCCGACATCACCGCGCAACTGAAGTCCTTTGACATCAACGACAGCACCAACCGCATCCTCAACGCCTACAGCGTGGGTGGCTCCAACCAGACCTCGCCTTCGCTCAAGAGCGTCTCCAGCGGCGGCTTCGTCACCATCGGTGACTTGTGGATCGACCGCACCGCCAAAGTCGTGCACGGCACGCTCACCGGCGGCAACGGCGTGGGCACCATCAACGACCTGATCGTCTGGGACATCACCAGCATCCAGGGCGACAGCGCCATCACCGCCGCCGGCAGCTACACCACCACCTTCTCCGGCCTGACGGTGACCACCACCGCCTTCGACGCCATCTCCAAGTCGCTGGGCCTGCTGACCCTGGGCAAGAGCGCGCTGTCGGGTGTCACCGACTTCGGCACCATCACCTCGCACCTGACCGTGACGGCCGCGACCCCAGCCGTGCCCGAACCCGCCACCTACGCCCTGATGGGCCTGGGCCTGATCGGCATGACCGTCGCCGCACGTCGCCGTCGCGGCTGA